From Pyramidobacter piscolens W5455:
AGCACGCGATAGCGCCGCCCGACCAATTTTTTGTTGATGTCTTTGGCGATTTCTGTCTGCAGTCGGTTAACGTCGTTCAGACGCCGATTTTTTACGCTTTCGGGGACCTGGTCCTTCATCGCGGCGGCGGGCGTCCCCTGCCGGCGCGAATAGGCCGCGGTATGGACCTGATCGAAACGAAAGCGTTCCAGCGCTTCCATGGAACAGGCGAAATCGTCTTCCGTCTCGCTCGGGAAACCGACAATGAGGTCGGAGGTCAGGCCGACTTCGGGCAGGCCGCACCGAATGCAATCAACGACTTTCGCATATTCTTCCACTGTGTAGCGCCGGTTCATCGCTTTCAGGATCCGGTCGCTGCCCGCCTGGATCGGCAGGTTGATCGCAGGACAGATGTTGGCGTTCCCGGCGATCGCGTCGACGACGTCTTTCGTGAAATCCGTCGGATACGACGTCATGAAGCGCAGACGCTCCAGCCCTTTGATATGGGCGACGTCGTTCAGCAAATCGGCGAAGCTGTAACGGTCGAGATCTTTACCGTAAGTGTCGACGTTTTGCCCGAGCAGGCAGATCTCTTTGACGCCCCCCTCGACAAGCTGTTCCGCCTCGCTCATGATTTCCCGGGGGCTGCGGGAAGCGAATCGTCCGCGCACGTAAGGGACGATGCAGTAGGTGCAGAAATTGTCGCAGCCGTGCGAGATCATCACCGAAGCTTTCCAGGGGAACTGGCGTTCCAGCGGGGCGAAACGGAGTTCGTGCAGTTCGCGGGGATCGTCGTCGAGCAGGACGATTTTCTCGTCGCCCGACATCGCCGTTTCCAGCGCGTCAGGGACCAGGCCGATGTGCCGAGGGCCGGAAACGACGCGGATCCACGGGTAACGTCTGGACATATCGACGCCCACGTTTTGGGCGATACAGCCCGTCATGGCGACGACGGGACGTCTCTCTTTGCGCCAGCGTTCTTCGTAATGGCCCAATTCGCTCCAAACTTTATGCTCCGCTTTGTCGCGGATGCTGCAGCCGATAAAAATGATCGCGTCGGCGCCTTCTTCCGCGGTTTCGTAAGCTCCGCGCGCGACGAGCGCCGTTCTGATTTTGTCGGCGTCGTACTGATTCATTTGACACCCGTAAACTTTCATGGCAAAACCGTACACTGAAAAAACCTCCACGAGCACATTTCAGAATCGCTTCTTGTCAATTATACTCGAACGGGCGACGAAATAAAGCGTTCTCCGAAAAGAGCCGCGTCTTTCCGCTCGTCTCCTGCCCGCTCGGCGAACGGGGCAACGCAAAAAGAGACTCTCGGGATTGGATAATCTCGAGAGTCTCTTTTTGCGCGCCTGAATTTATTCGGCCGCTTCGAACTGATCCTTGCCCACGCCGCAGACGGGGCAGACAAAATCCTCGGGAAGATCTTCGAAGGCCGTGCCGGGCGCGATGCCGTTATCGGGATCGCCCACTGCCGGATCGTATTCCCACCCACACACAGAACACACGTATTTTTTCATTTTTTTCTCCCCCCATATCGTATCTGTGAAACACTACTGAAATTCT
This genomic window contains:
- the miaB gene encoding tRNA (N6-isopentenyl adenosine(37)-C2)-methylthiotransferase MiaB, which translates into the protein MYGFAMKVYGCQMNQYDADKIRTALVARGAYETAEEGADAIIFIGCSIRDKAEHKVWSELGHYEERWRKERRPVVAMTGCIAQNVGVDMSRRYPWIRVVSGPRHIGLVPDALETAMSGDEKIVLLDDDPRELHELRFAPLERQFPWKASVMISHGCDNFCTYCIVPYVRGRFASRSPREIMSEAEQLVEGGVKEICLLGQNVDTYGKDLDRYSFADLLNDVAHIKGLERLRFMTSYPTDFTKDVVDAIAGNANICPAINLPIQAGSDRILKAMNRRYTVEEYAKVVDCIRCGLPEVGLTSDLIVGFPSETEDDFACSMEALERFRFDQVHTAAYSRRQGTPAAAMKDQVPESVKNRRLNDVNRLQTEIAKDINKKLVGRRYRVLVDGRALKGNLLQGRNPADKVILFEGGESVIGTFVDVEVTAADSWSLKGKIF
- the rd gene encoding rubredoxin, yielding MKKYVCSVCGWEYDPAVGDPDNGIAPGTAFEDLPEDFVCPVCGVGKDQFEAAE